The following are from one region of the Methyloversatilis discipulorum genome:
- a CDS encoding EAL domain-containing protein — translation MNTVDASRSALERYLHTLPRDADGHHPLWTTPDGHVAGRFMHSSLSSVFQPVQRLDDGTRIGHEAFIRSFDATGGDLSPWNLFANAAGDDALIELDRLCRTLHVLNYFGRADETGSLFLNVHGRLMLAVGEDHGSAFGRVLSALNIERRKVVIESPDAMTSDFAMLAYVMLNYRYNGYRIGVNLLNAGQLDELVRHVRPDFVKLDAGRDDTLRDLAQHAKTCARHGIELIVQRIGSEAALARVRAAGVRLGQGYALGHPVAPAARRATGRTAFPNP, via the coding sequence ATGAACACCGTCGACGCCAGCCGCTCGGCGCTCGAGCGCTACCTGCATACCCTACCCCGCGATGCCGACGGGCATCACCCCTTGTGGACGACGCCCGACGGTCACGTCGCCGGGCGTTTCATGCACAGCAGCCTGTCTTCGGTTTTCCAGCCGGTACAAAGGCTGGACGACGGCACGCGGATCGGCCACGAAGCCTTCATCCGTTCCTTCGACGCCACCGGCGGCGACCTGTCGCCGTGGAACCTGTTCGCCAACGCCGCCGGCGACGATGCGCTGATCGAACTCGACCGGCTGTGCCGCACGCTGCACGTGCTGAACTACTTCGGCCGTGCCGACGAGACCGGAAGTCTCTTCCTGAACGTCCATGGCCGCCTGATGCTGGCCGTCGGCGAGGACCACGGCAGCGCCTTCGGACGCGTGCTGTCGGCACTGAACATCGAGCGCCGCAAGGTGGTGATCGAATCACCGGACGCGATGACCAGTGACTTCGCCATGCTGGCCTACGTGATGCTCAACTACCGCTACAACGGATACCGCATCGGCGTGAACCTGCTGAACGCAGGCCAGCTGGACGAACTGGTGCGTCACGTACGGCCGGACTTCGTCAAGCTCGACGCCGGCCGCGACGACACGCTGCGCGACCTGGCGCAGCACGCGAAGACCTGCGCCCGTCATGGCATCGAACTCATCGTGCAGCGCATCGGCAGCGAGGCGGCACTGGCCCGGGTACGCGCAGCCGGGGTTCGCCTCGGCCAGGGCTACGCGCTCGGCCACCCCGTCGCGCCGGCCGCGCGACGAGCGACCGGCAGGACGGCATTCCCGAATCCCTGA
- a CDS encoding rhodanese-like domain-containing protein, protein MTAATADALASSPRAAVLDAPPLSIARERAEHDALLYAGGITPDQAWALVSAGDAVLVDVRTAEERKFVGHVPGSVHVAWATGTSMTRNPRFVKELEAKVGKDAVLLLLCRSGKRSAAAAEAAAKAGFRHVFNVLEGFEGELSTDGQRRNSGGWVVSGLPWQQD, encoded by the coding sequence ATGACTGCTGCGACCGCGGACGCCCTTGCGTCCTCACCCCGTGCTGCTGTGCTCGACGCACCGCCGCTCTCGATTGCCCGCGAACGTGCGGAGCACGACGCGCTCCTGTACGCCGGCGGCATCACGCCGGACCAGGCCTGGGCGCTGGTATCGGCCGGCGACGCCGTACTGGTGGATGTCCGCACGGCGGAGGAACGCAAGTTCGTCGGCCACGTACCGGGCAGCGTCCACGTGGCGTGGGCGACCGGTACATCGATGACGCGCAATCCGCGCTTCGTGAAGGAACTGGAAGCCAAGGTCGGCAAAGACGCCGTCCTCCTTCTGTTGTGCCGCAGCGGCAAGCGTTCGGCCGCCGCCGCCGAGGCGGCAGCGAAAGCCGGCTTCCGTCATGTGTTCAACGTGCTCGAAGGTTTCGAGGGCGAACTGAGCACCGACGGCCAGCGGCGCAACAGCGGCGGCTGGGTGGTCAGCGGCCTGCCCTGGCAGCAGGACTGA
- the epsC gene encoding serine O-acetyltransferase EpsC — protein sequence MTLKKGGLTRATESEGAWQLDRIVSELRDIRTRWRGAQQRTTECGAREFPSREALRDIAEALCGALFPMRLGPSDLHQESEDFYIGYTLDAALNALLHQVRLELRYDARRAASPQADVDLLARAIVAEFALSLPGLRALLDTDVLAAYQGDPAARSVDEVLLCYPGVLAVIHHRIAHKLYALGVPLVARIISEAAHSSTGIDIHPGAQIGAGFFIDHGTGVVIGETAVIGERVRLYQAVTLGAKRFPADEVGTLQKGLPRHPVVEDDVVIYAGATILGRVTIGRGSTIGGNVWLTRSVPPGSQVTQANSQNVPVAAELVEP from the coding sequence ATGACTTTGAAGAAGGGCGGCCTCACGAGGGCCACGGAATCTGAAGGCGCGTGGCAGCTGGACCGCATCGTGTCCGAGCTGCGTGACATCCGCACACGCTGGCGCGGCGCGCAGCAGCGTACGACCGAATGCGGCGCGCGCGAATTTCCGTCGCGCGAGGCCTTGCGCGACATCGCCGAGGCGCTGTGCGGCGCGCTGTTCCCGATGCGGCTCGGCCCGTCCGATCTGCATCAGGAGAGCGAGGATTTCTACATCGGCTACACGCTGGACGCCGCGCTCAACGCCCTGCTGCACCAGGTGCGGCTGGAACTGCGCTACGACGCGCGCCGCGCGGCATCGCCGCAGGCTGACGTCGACCTGCTGGCGCGAGCCATCGTCGCCGAATTCGCACTGTCGCTGCCCGGCCTGCGCGCGCTGCTCGACACCGATGTGCTGGCCGCCTACCAGGGCGACCCGGCGGCGCGCAGTGTCGACGAGGTGCTGCTGTGCTACCCCGGCGTGCTCGCAGTCATCCATCACCGCATCGCGCACAAGCTGTACGCGCTGGGCGTGCCGCTGGTCGCACGCATCATTTCCGAGGCGGCGCACTCGAGCACCGGCATCGACATCCACCCGGGAGCGCAGATTGGCGCCGGCTTCTTCATCGATCACGGCACCGGTGTCGTGATCGGCGAAACCGCGGTAATCGGCGAGCGCGTGCGGCTCTACCAGGCGGTCACGCTGGGCGCCAAGCGCTTCCCGGCAGACGAGGTTGGCACGTTGCAGAAAGGGCTGCCGCGTCATCCGGTGGTCGAGGACGACGTGGTCATCTACGCCGGGGCCACGATACTGGGCCGCGTCACGATAGGACGCGGTTCCACGATAGGCGGCAATGTGTGGCTCACGCGCAGCGTGCCGCCCGGCAGCCAGGTCACGCAGGCCAATTCACAGAACGTGCCGGTCGCGGCGGAACTGGTCGAGCCATGA
- a CDS encoding helix-turn-helix domain-containing protein: MTARHGRPTPPLAEALTRRFGRAVRRTRELRGWSQEVLAERAELNRSYLGEVERGSAMPSLATVVKLALALELPAGDLLDGCERMDELPAAVQHTIA, translated from the coding sequence ATGACAGCCCGGCACGGAAGGCCGACGCCACCTCTGGCCGAGGCGCTGACGCGCCGCTTCGGCCGTGCGGTGCGGCGGACGCGCGAATTGCGCGGCTGGTCGCAGGAGGTACTGGCTGAGCGCGCCGAACTCAATCGCTCCTACCTCGGCGAGGTCGAGCGCGGCAGCGCGATGCCCTCGCTCGCCACGGTGGTCAAGCTCGCGCTGGCGCTCGAATTGCCGGCCGGCGATCTGCTCGACGGCTGCGAACGCATGGACGAGCTGCCAGCTGCCGTGCAGCACACGATCGCCTGA
- a CDS encoding family 2A encapsulin nanocompartment shell protein: MADTPEQLALGDNAARQLANATKTVPQLSTITPRWLVHLLQWLPVEAGIYRVNRVKNPQDVRVACSQRDEAELPQIFVDYDEQPREYFLNAVTTVLDVHTRVSDLYSSPHDQIKEQLRLTIETIKERQESELINNPEYGLLANVHDDQRISTLTGAPTPDDLDDLIGKVWKEPGFFLTHPLAIAAFGRECTRRGVPPPTVSLFGSQFLTWRGLPLIPSDKVPVEDGKTKIILLRTGEKRQGVVGLFQPGLAGEQSPGLSVRFMGINRNAIASYLISLYCSLAVLTEDALAVLDDVEIGKYHEYPDTYKQ; encoded by the coding sequence ATGGCCGACACACCCGAACAGCTGGCGCTTGGCGACAACGCCGCCCGCCAGCTTGCCAACGCCACCAAGACCGTCCCGCAGCTATCGACCATCACGCCGCGTTGGCTGGTTCATCTGCTGCAGTGGCTGCCGGTCGAGGCGGGCATCTACCGCGTGAACCGTGTGAAGAACCCGCAGGACGTGCGTGTCGCGTGCTCGCAGCGCGACGAAGCGGAACTGCCGCAGATCTTCGTCGACTACGACGAACAGCCGCGCGAGTACTTCCTGAATGCGGTCACCACCGTGCTCGACGTGCACACCCGCGTGTCCGACCTCTACAGCAGCCCGCACGACCAGATCAAGGAGCAGCTGCGTCTGACCATCGAAACGATCAAGGAGCGGCAGGAAAGCGAACTGATCAACAATCCGGAATACGGTCTGCTGGCCAATGTGCATGACGACCAGCGCATTTCGACGCTGACCGGCGCGCCGACCCCGGACGATCTGGACGACCTGATCGGCAAGGTGTGGAAGGAGCCCGGCTTCTTCCTGACCCATCCGCTGGCGATCGCCGCTTTCGGCCGCGAATGCACCCGCCGCGGTGTGCCGCCGCCCACCGTGAGCCTGTTCGGTTCGCAGTTCCTGACCTGGCGCGGCCTGCCGCTGATTCCGTCGGACAAGGTGCCGGTCGAGGACGGCAAGACCAAGATCATCCTGCTGCGCACCGGCGAGAAGCGCCAGGGCGTGGTCGGCCTGTTCCAGCCGGGTCTGGCCGGTGAACAGAGCCCGGGCCTGTCGGTCCGTTTCATGGGCATCAACCGCAACGCGATCGCGTCCTACCTGATCTCGCTGTATTGCTCTCTGGCCGTGCTGACCGAAGACGCGCTGGCTGTGCTCGATGACGTGGAGATCGGCAAGTACCATGAGTATCCCGACACCTACAAGCAGTAA
- a CDS encoding family 2A encapsulin nanocompartment cargo protein cysteine desulfurase, producing MSGLSSPLPPGAPDASVLSRLASELFAALPGQTPPSFDAPLAVAPAPTPQSPVPPVPASAPSSTAAAAAPVAPQHGLSLGASSPKLVPHATAQNHVPDVAADAYPVGSPRAGVAQGVPEAYAAALPPLGGASAFPQPGGASAPSSPYYFLGESSALQSAPAHVDDRVSARSFGLPGDDALRGLLAEPSREVHPAAPSAPAYYFVDSQAAPTVGHAGRVPNANAGRHPPFDVNVVRRDFPILAERVNGRPLVWFDNAATTQKPQAVIDRLAYFYAHENSNIHRAAHELAARATDAYEAARQKVARFIGAGSVEEVIFVRGATEAINLVAKSWGAKNIGAGDEIIVSHLEHHANIVPWQQLAAEKGAKIRVIPVDDSGQVLLEEYKRLLNERTKLVAVTQVSNALGTVVPVQEIVELAHRAGAKTLVDGAQSVSHMRVNVRALDTDFFVFSGHKIFGPTGIGVVYGKRDVLEDMPPWQGGGNMIQDVTFERTVFHPPPARFEAGTGNIADAVGLGAALDYVDRVGIENIARYEHDLLVYATHAIRDIPGVRLIGTAADKASVLSFVLKGYTTDEVGQALNEEGIAVRTGHHCAQPILRRFGLETTVRPSLAFYNTCEEVDRFATVVRRLAGQRRR from the coding sequence GTGAGCGGTCTGAGCTCTCCGCTGCCGCCCGGCGCGCCCGACGCGTCGGTGCTGTCGCGCCTGGCCAGCGAGCTGTTCGCTGCGCTGCCCGGGCAGACGCCGCCTTCGTTCGATGCACCGCTGGCAGTTGCGCCGGCGCCGACACCGCAATCGCCGGTGCCGCCGGTCCCGGCCAGCGCGCCGTCGAGCACGGCTGCGGCGGCCGCGCCGGTCGCACCGCAGCATGGTCTGTCGCTGGGCGCCTCGTCGCCCAAGCTGGTACCGCACGCGACCGCGCAGAATCATGTGCCCGACGTGGCAGCCGACGCCTACCCGGTCGGCTCGCCGCGCGCGGGCGTTGCACAGGGCGTGCCCGAGGCCTACGCGGCAGCGCTGCCGCCGCTCGGTGGCGCGTCCGCCTTCCCGCAGCCGGGCGGTGCTTCGGCACCCTCGTCGCCGTACTATTTCCTCGGCGAATCGAGTGCGCTGCAGTCGGCGCCTGCACATGTTGATGACCGCGTCAGTGCCCGTTCCTTCGGCCTGCCCGGCGACGACGCGCTGCGCGGGCTGCTGGCCGAGCCGTCACGCGAGGTGCATCCGGCCGCGCCGTCGGCGCCGGCCTACTACTTCGTCGACAGCCAGGCGGCGCCCACGGTCGGTCACGCCGGGCGGGTGCCGAATGCCAACGCCGGCCGTCATCCGCCTTTCGATGTCAATGTGGTACGGCGGGACTTTCCGATACTCGCCGAGCGGGTGAATGGCAGGCCGCTGGTGTGGTTCGACAACGCCGCGACAACGCAGAAGCCACAGGCGGTGATCGACCGGCTGGCGTACTTCTACGCGCACGAGAACTCGAACATCCACCGTGCGGCGCACGAACTGGCCGCCCGCGCGACGGATGCCTACGAGGCGGCGCGGCAGAAGGTGGCGCGCTTCATCGGCGCAGGTTCGGTAGAGGAAGTCATCTTCGTGCGCGGCGCGACCGAGGCGATCAATCTGGTGGCCAAGAGCTGGGGTGCGAAGAATATCGGCGCCGGCGACGAAATCATCGTGTCGCACCTGGAACACCACGCCAACATCGTGCCCTGGCAGCAGCTGGCGGCCGAGAAGGGGGCGAAGATCCGCGTGATCCCGGTCGACGACAGCGGTCAGGTACTGCTCGAGGAATACAAGCGCCTGTTGAACGAGCGTACCAAGCTGGTCGCGGTGACCCAGGTGTCGAATGCGCTGGGCACCGTCGTGCCGGTGCAGGAGATCGTCGAGCTGGCGCATCGTGCCGGTGCGAAGACGCTGGTGGATGGCGCGCAGTCGGTGTCGCACATGCGGGTGAACGTGCGTGCGCTGGACACCGACTTCTTCGTGTTCTCCGGCCACAAGATCTTCGGCCCCACCGGCATCGGCGTGGTGTACGGCAAGCGAGACGTGCTGGAAGACATGCCGCCCTGGCAGGGCGGCGGCAACATGATCCAGGACGTCACTTTCGAGCGCACCGTATTCCATCCGCCGCCGGCGCGTTTCGAGGCCGGTACCGGCAACATCGCCGACGCGGTGGGGCTGGGTGCGGCGCTGGATTATGTCGATCGCGTCGGCATCGAGAACATCGCGCGCTACGAGCATGACCTGCTGGTCTATGCCACGCACGCGATCCGCGACATACCGGGCGTTCGGCTGATCGGCACCGCGGCCGACAAGGCGAGCGTGCTGTCCTTCGTGCTGAAGGGCTACACCACCGACGAAGTCGGCCAGGCGCTGAACGAGGAAGGCATCGCGGTGCGAACCGGTCACCATTGCGCGCAGCCCATCCTGCGTCGCTTCGGCCTGGAAACCACGGTGCGTCCCTCGCTGGCCTTCTACAACACCTGCGAGGAAGTCGACCGCTTCGCCACCGTTGTCCGGCGGCTGGCGGGGCAACGCAGGCGGTGA
- a CDS encoding thioredoxin family protein, with translation MSLTVLCLCAEWCGTCRDFQASFDEISARRAADNCRWVDIEVHDELLARLDIEIESLPTLIIVDDDGEVRFAGPIAPFLDVAMRLCRTADEGVLLADPGDVLVSRAPALVSALTDG, from the coding sequence ATGAGCCTCACCGTTCTCTGTTTGTGCGCCGAGTGGTGCGGCACCTGCCGCGACTTTCAAGCGTCCTTTGACGAAATAAGCGCGAGGCGTGCCGCCGACAACTGCAGGTGGGTGGATATCGAGGTGCATGACGAGCTACTTGCCCGTCTGGATATCGAGATCGAGAGCCTGCCAACCCTGATCATTGTTGACGACGACGGTGAGGTCCGCTTTGCCGGACCGATCGCGCCCTTCCTCGACGTCGCGATGCGCCTTTGCCGGACCGCAGACGAAGGCGTTCTTCTTGCCGACCCGGGCGACGTACTTGTGTCACGGGCGCCTGCTCTTGTCTCAGCGCTCACGGATGGCTGA
- a CDS encoding carboxymuconolactone decarboxylase family protein, producing the protein MTRLTLHTADTAPEGSRALVERVIANNGFLPNLIAALSNAPVALETYLTVGEINGRASLSLAEREVVQITAASTHGCDFCVAGHSAIALKKAGFDKAAVVALQHGRPVGDGRLDALAAFAREVIATRGAVSDSALAEFTGAGFLPAQALEVILGISLATLCNFANNLAQSPVNPQLEPFRAGVLTA; encoded by the coding sequence ATGACCCGCCTCACCCTGCACACCGCCGATACCGCACCCGAAGGAAGCCGTGCTCTCGTCGAGCGCGTGATCGCCAACAACGGCTTCCTGCCCAATCTGATCGCCGCGCTGTCGAACGCGCCGGTCGCGCTCGAAACCTATCTGACGGTCGGCGAGATCAACGGGCGTGCCAGCCTTTCGCTGGCCGAACGCGAGGTGGTGCAGATCACGGCCGCCAGCACTCACGGCTGCGACTTCTGCGTGGCCGGCCACAGCGCCATTGCGCTGAAGAAGGCCGGCTTCGACAAGGCGGCGGTGGTCGCGTTGCAGCACGGGCGTCCGGTCGGCGATGGACGGCTCGATGCGCTGGCGGCGTTTGCGCGAGAGGTCATCGCCACTCGCGGCGCCGTCAGTGACAGCGCGCTGGCGGAGTTCACCGGTGCCGGTTTCCTGCCCGCGCAGGCGCTCGAAGTCATCCTCGGCATCAGCCTGGCGACGCTGTGCAACTTCGCCAACAATCTGGCGCAGAGCCCGGTCAATCCGCAGCTCGAACCCTTCCGTGCCGGTGTGCTGACGGCATGA
- a CDS encoding acyl-CoA dehydrogenase family protein has protein sequence MNTNTHERLPDGLRDWLQQQAPALNDGSSDDEALLPALATAGLFAIGVPQSMGGTGGSTGDAVEAIAAVAEHSLTAAFVFWGHRAFIEYLLASPNAALRERRLPALLAGKHAGATGLSNAMKFLCGIESLQIESSRTGEGWRLDGKLPWVTNLRKSGFVFAAAVSSREGEPPFIVALDGRHAGVSRTADLDLIAMRGSNTAALNIDGALIDASDVIAPDARDWLPRVRPGFLGLQCGLSIGLARAALAAAQARCNSARATLQDELDAVGDALAKQVVALLDGLAAQRFVSDAAALFRLRIALADTVQRAVQLELQASGGRAYLVDPQFGFARRLQESAFVPVITPSVTQLQGELRKRAQAQARAA, from the coding sequence ATGAACACGAACACTCACGAACGGCTGCCGGACGGCCTGCGCGACTGGCTGCAGCAACAGGCGCCGGCACTGAACGACGGCAGCTCCGACGACGAGGCGCTGCTGCCGGCGCTGGCCACCGCCGGACTGTTCGCCATCGGCGTGCCGCAGTCGATGGGCGGAACCGGAGGCAGCACCGGCGACGCGGTCGAGGCCATCGCCGCGGTGGCCGAGCATTCGCTGACGGCTGCCTTCGTGTTCTGGGGTCATCGCGCCTTCATCGAATATCTGCTCGCCAGCCCGAACGCGGCGCTGCGCGAACGCCGGCTGCCGGCCTTGCTGGCCGGCAAGCACGCCGGCGCGACTGGCCTGTCTAACGCGATGAAATTCCTTTGCGGCATTGAATCGCTGCAGATCGAGTCCAGCCGCACCGGCGAGGGCTGGCGTCTGGACGGCAAGCTGCCCTGGGTGACCAATCTGCGCAAGTCGGGCTTCGTGTTCGCGGCGGCGGTGTCGTCGCGCGAAGGCGAGCCGCCCTTCATCGTTGCGCTCGACGGTCGCCACGCCGGCGTATCGCGTACGGCCGATCTCGACCTGATCGCGATGCGCGGCAGCAATACCGCGGCGCTGAACATAGACGGTGCGCTGATCGACGCGTCCGACGTGATCGCGCCGGACGCGCGTGACTGGTTGCCGCGCGTGCGCCCCGGCTTTCTCGGCCTGCAGTGCGGCCTGTCCATCGGCCTGGCGCGCGCCGCACTGGCCGCCGCGCAGGCGCGCTGCAACAGCGCCCGCGCCACGCTGCAGGACGAACTCGACGCGGTTGGCGACGCGCTGGCCAAGCAGGTGGTGGCGCTGCTCGATGGACTGGCCGCACAGCGCTTCGTCAGCGACGCGGCGGCGCTGTTCCGGCTGCGCATCGCGCTGGCCGATACGGTGCAGCGCGCGGTGCAGCTCGAACTGCAGGCGAGCGGCGGTCGCGCCTACCTGGTCGATCCGCAGTTCGGTTTCGCGCGCCGCCTGCAGGAATCGGCCTTCGTGCCGGTCATCACGCCCAGCGTCACCCAACTGCAGGGCGAATTGCGGAAGCGCGCACAGGCGCAGGCGAGGGCGGCGTGA
- a CDS encoding ABC transporter ATP-binding protein gives MNAAVPRALLRPEPAALAAPVSTLLARDLAYAHDGGGPVFSGVSLEVRPREIVCLLGGSGCGKSSLLRVLARLEAPASGDIHFLGEPLRAPHPRAALVFQQPGLLPWLDAAGNVGFGLDFEHQPRLARSERAARVEHALSAVGLAGHGHRYPAQLSGGMAQRVALARALAREPQLLFADEPFSALDAITRAEMQALLVELVHRWHTAALLVTHDIDEAILVADRILLMGGTPGRIVREWTVDIERPREAQPAAVTALRLDILNALQVLRAH, from the coding sequence GTGAACGCAGCGGTGCCCAGGGCGCTGCTGCGCCCGGAACCGGCGGCGCTCGCCGCGCCTGTGTCCACGCTGCTGGCACGTGATCTGGCCTACGCCCATGACGGTGGCGGGCCGGTGTTCAGCGGCGTGTCGCTCGAGGTCCGGCCGCGCGAGATCGTCTGCCTGCTGGGTGGCAGCGGGTGCGGCAAGTCTTCTTTGCTGCGCGTGCTGGCACGGCTGGAGGCGCCCGCCTCGGGTGACATTCACTTCCTCGGCGAGCCGCTGCGGGCGCCGCATCCGCGCGCCGCACTCGTTTTCCAGCAGCCGGGGCTGCTGCCCTGGCTTGATGCGGCGGGCAATGTCGGTTTCGGTCTCGACTTCGAGCATCAACCTCGACTGGCGCGCAGCGAGCGCGCCGCGCGCGTCGAGCATGCGCTGTCCGCGGTGGGGCTGGCGGGACACGGACATCGCTATCCGGCACAGCTGTCCGGCGGCATGGCGCAGCGCGTGGCCCTTGCCCGCGCGCTGGCGCGCGAGCCGCAGCTGCTGTTTGCCGACGAACCGTTCTCCGCACTCGACGCCATCACGCGTGCCGAAATGCAGGCGCTGCTGGTGGAGCTGGTGCATCGCTGGCACACCGCGGCGCTGCTGGTTACGCACGACATCGACGAAGCCATCCTGGTGGCCGACCGCATCCTGCTGATGGGCGGCACGCCTGGCCGCATCGTCCGCGAATGGACAGTGGATATCGAGCGCCCGCGTGAGGCGCAGCCTGCGGCCGTGACCGCCTTGCGGCTGGACATCCTGAACGCGCTGCAGGTGCTGCGCGCGCATTGA
- a CDS encoding ABC transporter substrate-binding protein: protein MNKDGKLHICASSDCGCGLTRRDMLKLGALTLAGVAAPLLRAGDARAQAFKGDDQPVKIGYLPITDATPLLVAHARKLFEAEGLKTESPRLFRSWAQIVEAFVAGQVNVIHLLTPAALWVRYGSKFPAKIVAWNHVNGSALTVDPSISTVADLGGRTVAVPFWYSIHNILLQQVLRANGLTAVTKAKEAQLAANEVNLIVLPPAEMVSALAGKSIAGYIVADPFNALAETKGVGKVLRFSGDVWQNHACCVTFLSERDTSERPEWAQRVTNAIVRAQLWTRSNQLDTAKLLSAAGEGKYTPHALPVLSKVLAATDYASYEASGVVKNKGWYQRRIDFQPYPFPSYTEELVRAVKQTRVEGDTKFLDALDPAFVARDLVDDRFVRRAIDLVGGPSVFGLPADLRRKEVVRV, encoded by the coding sequence ATGAACAAGGATGGGAAGCTGCATATCTGCGCTTCGTCCGATTGCGGTTGCGGGCTGACGCGCCGCGACATGCTGAAGCTGGGCGCACTGACGTTGGCCGGCGTGGCGGCGCCGCTGCTGCGTGCGGGTGACGCGCGTGCGCAGGCCTTCAAGGGCGACGACCAGCCGGTGAAGATCGGCTACCTGCCGATTACCGATGCGACACCGCTGCTGGTGGCGCACGCGCGCAAGCTGTTCGAGGCGGAAGGCCTGAAGACCGAGTCGCCGCGGCTGTTCCGCAGCTGGGCGCAGATCGTCGAGGCCTTCGTTGCCGGGCAGGTGAACGTGATCCACCTGCTGACGCCCGCCGCGCTGTGGGTGCGCTACGGCTCGAAATTCCCGGCGAAGATCGTCGCCTGGAACCATGTGAACGGCTCAGCGCTGACCGTCGATCCGTCGATCTCGACCGTCGCCGACCTGGGCGGCCGCACGGTGGCCGTGCCCTTCTGGTACTCGATCCACAACATCCTGCTGCAGCAGGTGCTGCGCGCGAACGGTCTGACGGCGGTGACCAAGGCCAAGGAGGCGCAGCTGGCCGCGAACGAAGTGAACCTCATCGTGCTGCCGCCTGCCGAAATGGTGTCGGCACTGGCCGGCAAGTCCATTGCCGGCTACATCGTGGCCGACCCCTTCAACGCGTTGGCCGAAACCAAGGGCGTGGGCAAGGTGCTGCGCTTCTCGGGTGACGTGTGGCAGAACCACGCGTGCTGCGTCACCTTCCTGTCCGAGCGCGACACCAGCGAGCGGCCGGAGTGGGCGCAGCGCGTCACCAACGCCATCGTGCGTGCCCAGCTGTGGACGCGCAGCAACCAGCTGGATACCGCTAAGCTGCTGTCGGCGGCAGGCGAGGGCAAGTACACACCGCACGCGCTGCCGGTTCTTTCCAAGGTGCTGGCGGCGACCGACTACGCCAGCTACGAAGCTTCGGGCGTGGTGAAGAACAAGGGCTGGTACCAGCGCCGCATCGACTTCCAGCCCTATCCCTTCCCGTCCTACACCGAAGAGCTGGTGCGCGCGGTGAAGCAGACCCGGGTCGAGGGCGACACGAAGTTCCTCGATGCGCTCGATCCGGCCTTCGTCGCGCGCGACCTGGTCGATGACCGCTTCGTGCGCCGGGCCATCGACCTGGTCGGTGGGCCGTCGGTGTTCGGCCTGCCTGCCGACCTGCGGCGCAAGGAAGTCGTGCGGGTGTGA
- a CDS encoding ABC transporter permease, which produces MGARFILPLAGLLGALLLWLAGSAWLAHGMPIAADFAPAPSADALWQLLGSGELWPHVLVSLRRVAVGLLLAIAIGVPLGVLTGLSRRFAQGTTPLFQFLRMVSPLSWMPLAVMVLGVGDAPVYFLLAFAAVWPILLNTASGVAQLDPNWLLLARSLSATRRETVLRVVLPGITAHILTGVRLAIGIIWIVLVPAEMLGVSAGLGYFILDTRDRLAYSELMAVIVLVGALGYALDHLARSAHARWLHR; this is translated from the coding sequence ATGGGCGCGCGTTTCATCCTCCCGCTGGCCGGCCTGCTGGGCGCGCTGCTGCTGTGGCTGGCCGGCTCGGCTTGGCTGGCGCATGGCATGCCGATCGCGGCCGATTTCGCGCCGGCGCCGTCGGCCGACGCGCTATGGCAGCTGCTCGGCAGCGGCGAGCTGTGGCCGCACGTGCTGGTGAGCCTGAGGCGGGTCGCGGTCGGCCTGCTGCTGGCCATTGCCATCGGTGTGCCGCTGGGTGTGCTGACCGGGCTGTCGCGCCGTTTCGCCCAGGGCACGACACCGCTGTTCCAGTTCCTGCGCATGGTGTCGCCGCTGTCCTGGATGCCGCTCGCGGTGATGGTGCTGGGCGTGGGCGACGCGCCGGTGTACTTCCTGCTCGCCTTCGCCGCGGTGTGGCCCATCCTGCTCAATACCGCGTCCGGCGTCGCGCAGCTCGATCCGAACTGGCTGCTGCTGGCACGCAGCCTGTCGGCCACCCGGCGCGAGACGGTGCTGCGCGTGGTGCTGCCCGGCATCACCGCGCACATCCTGACCGGCGTGCGACTGGCGATCGGCATCATCTGGATCGTGCTGGTGCCGGCCGAAATGCTGGGCGTGTCGGCCGGGCTCGGCTATTTCATCCTCGACACACGCGACCGCCTCGCCTACTCGGAGCTGATGGCCGTCATCGTGCTGGTCGGTGCGCTCGGTTACGCGCTCGATCACCTGGCGCGCAGCGCGCACGCCCGCTGGCTGCACCGCTGA